A genomic region of Candidatus Polarisedimenticolaceae bacterium contains the following coding sequences:
- a CDS encoding Gfo/Idh/MocA family oxidoreductase has product MSAPVPVGVVGVGHLGRHHARLYASNPKCRLVGVADANAERAREIAKEFGCQAFAQARDLVGKVEAASVATPTVHHREAAEILLAGGADVLIEKPIASSLEDADAILKQAAASGRLVMVGHTERFNPAMRALARAVDAPRFLEIHRLAGFSARSTDVDVILDLMIHDLDLLLFLDGTDAVSVDAVGVAALTDKVDIANARIRLASGCVANLTASRISAERLRRIRVFQSRTYIACDTGAKTVERWKLAFGADGAPGIAHDHLPVEDGEPLAIELDAFLDAVASRTPPPVDGLQGRRALELAFRVRDAIAANPGRV; this is encoded by the coding sequence GTGAGCGCGCCGGTCCCGGTGGGCGTCGTCGGCGTCGGCCATCTCGGTCGCCACCACGCGCGCCTCTATGCGTCGAATCCGAAATGCCGGCTCGTCGGCGTCGCGGACGCGAACGCCGAGCGCGCCCGAGAGATCGCGAAGGAGTTCGGGTGCCAGGCGTTCGCGCAGGCCCGCGACCTCGTGGGGAAGGTGGAGGCGGCGAGCGTCGCGACGCCGACCGTCCACCACCGCGAGGCGGCGGAGATCCTGCTCGCCGGCGGCGCGGACGTCCTGATCGAGAAGCCGATCGCCTCCTCCCTCGAAGATGCCGACGCGATCCTGAAACAGGCGGCCGCGTCCGGCCGTCTCGTGATGGTGGGGCACACGGAGCGTTTCAACCCGGCGATGCGGGCGCTCGCGAGGGCGGTGGACGCCCCGCGATTCCTCGAGATCCACCGTCTCGCGGGGTTCTCCGCGCGGTCGACGGACGTCGACGTCATCCTCGACCTCATGATCCACGACCTCGACCTCCTGCTGTTCCTCGACGGCACGGACGCCGTCTCCGTCGACGCGGTCGGGGTGGCGGCGCTGACCGACAAGGTCGACATCGCCAACGCCAGGATCCGCCTCGCGAGCGGATGCGTCGCGAACCTCACGGCGAGCCGGATCTCGGCCGAGCGCCTTCGCCGCATTCGCGTCTTCCAGTCGCGCACGTACATCGCGTGCGACACGGGCGCGAAGACGGTCGAGCGCTGGAAGCTCGCCTTCGGCGCCGACGGAGCTCCCGGGATCGCGCACGACCACCTGCCGGTCGAGGACGGGGAGCCTCTCGCCATCGAGCTCGACGCGTTCCTCGACGCCGTGGCCTCCCGGACACCCCCCCCGGTGGACGGCCTCCAAGGTCGTCGCGCCCTCGAGCTCGCCTTCCGGGTCCGCGACGCGATCGCCGCGAACCCCGGTCGCGTGTGA